ACCGGTTTCTGGCCGCTGTTCCGCTACGACCCGCGCCTGGCGCTGGAGGGCAAGAATCCGCTGCAGTTGGACTCGAAGGCGCCCACCAAGCCGATCGAGGACTTCATGTACAAGCAGATCCGCTTCCGGGCCCTGCGGCAGGCCGATCCTGCCCGGGCGGAAGTCCTGCTGCAGGCCATCCGCAAGGACGTCGCTTCCCGCTGGAAGTTCTACGAACAGATGGCCAACCTCGACCTGTAGCCGAGATGGCATCAACCCCGATGGTTATGCTGGGGCGGCCGCAAGGCCGCCCCGGTCTTTCGGCGCATTTCGCGGGGACGATGGCTCCGTCAGGTGGTATCCGCAGAGCCGCGCTGGTGCTGGCCCAGCGCCGAACCCTAGGACAACCGCAGCAAGGAGATGGCTGTGTCCACGTCGCCGGGATGGTCCAGCTAGCGCCTGAACCAATCGCTCTCCGGGAGAATGGGATGGGGTTCGTCCGGTCCGGCCTCCAGCACTTGATCTTGGATGCGTCGGGGGAAACGGATGTCGACCAGGCTATCGCCGTGGACGTGACCGAGCTCGCGGCGGCCGACGCCGATACTCCTGGCCGCCGAACCGGTGGGGGATGGACGGACACGCCGTCGAGGCCGAGCAGGGCCGCCCGAATCTGGGCGCCGGCAACGCTTAGACCGCCGTCGGGCTGCGGTACCAGTCCCAGAAGTCGTGCACCGCCTGGCGGAAAGGGATCGGCTCGGGCATCCCGAGCTCGCGGCGGGACTTGGAAAGATCGCAGAACAGCCGGTGGCGGCTCAGGCGGAGCTGGTTGCCGTCCATGGGTAGCGTCACGACACTCCGCAGTCCGTCGATCAACGCCGCCAATGGCGGGACGCTCCAGCCGGGAAGGCGCAACCACGGCGGACGGCGGCCGACGACCTGGGCGATGATCTCTAGCGTCTCGCGGTGGGTCAGGTTTTCCCCGCCCAACAAGTAGCGTTCACCGGCGCGGCCCAGCTGGGCGGCCGCCAGGTGGCCGCGGATGACGTCATCGATGTGAACCACATTCCACCCGCCGTCGACATACACGAACCCCAGCCCGCGGGCCGCCTCGATGATGAGCGATCCGCTGATCGGTTTGCGATCGCCAGGGCCGAACACGGCCGAGGGATTGACAATCACGACTTCGGGGAGGCCTTCGGCAATGCGCAGGGCCTCCTGTTCGGATTGATGCTTGGCGAAACCGTAAGGGAAGCGCCCGGGAGGAAGGTTGAAGGTGTGCTGCTCGTCAAGCCATCCGGCGCCGGAAGGAACACCCAGGGCCGCCAGGGAGCTAGTCATAACCACCCGGCGCACACCGGCCGCGCGGGCCGCCAGGACGACGTTTTGCGTGCCCTGGACGGCGGTCTCGATCACCTGATCAGGGTTGCGCCAGTAGGCCGCCTCGGCGGCGAGATGGAATACCCAGTCCACCCCCCGCATCGCCGGTGCCAGAGTCTCCGGGCGGAGGATGTCCCCCAGGTGATGGACGACATCCAGCCCGTCCAGCGAACGGCGGTCGGAAGTCGGTCGGTGGAACGCTTGGACCGAGTGGCCCTGAGCGAGCAAGGCGCGGCACAAGGCCGCGCCGATGAATCCGGTAGCTCCGGTGACCAGGACGGTCTCAGGCAATCAGCTCGAGCTCCCGGCCGACGTCGCACAGGATCGCCAGAGCCCGGTCGATCTGTTCGTCGGTATGGGTGGCCATGTAGCTAGTGCGCAGCAGGCACTGGTCGGCCGGCACGCCGGGCGGGATGACGGCGTTGGTGTACAGGCCGCGCTGGAAGCACAGATTCCAGGCGGTGATCGTCTTATCCACATCGCCGATGATGATCGGGATCACCGGCGT
This portion of the Anaerolineales bacterium genome encodes:
- a CDS encoding NAD-dependent epimerase/dehydratase family protein — translated: MPETVLVTGATGFIGAALCRALLAQGHSVQAFHRPTSDRRSLDGLDVVHHLGDILRPETLAPAMRGVDWVFHLAAEAAYWRNPDQVIETAVQGTQNVVLAARAAGVRRVVMTSSLAALGVPSGAGWLDEQHTFNLPPGRFPYGFAKHQSEQEALRIAEGLPEVVIVNPSAVFGPGDRKPISGSLIIEAARGLGFVYVDGGWNVVHIDDVIRGHLAAAQLGRAGERYLLGGENLTHRETLEIIAQVVGRRPPWLRLPGWSVPPLAALIDGLRSVVTLPMDGNQLRLSRHRLFCDLSKSRRELGMPEPIPFRQAVHDFWDWYRSPTAV